From Vibrio crassostreae, one genomic window encodes:
- a CDS encoding nucleoside phosphorylase: MAKQPHIGVDETQIAPLVIVCGEPDRANRIANLLEHAELVSENREYRIFTGTYQDKAISVCSTGIGAPSMIIAVEELKFCGVTHIVRVGSAGAMQSHIGLGELIVAEGAVRDEGGSAAYVKPSYPAYASFSLLKELDGFLQQQSTPYYLGTVRSHDSFYTDDEQVLCQYWNGKGILGADMETSALFTVGRLRGVNVASILNNVVLYEQDVKDGVGQYVDEAKVMMDGERLASLAALEALTAQ, encoded by the coding sequence ATGGCAAAGCAACCTCATATTGGTGTTGATGAAACGCAAATTGCTCCGTTAGTCATTGTTTGTGGCGAGCCAGATAGAGCGAATCGCATTGCGAATTTACTTGAGCATGCTGAACTGGTGTCTGAAAACCGTGAATATCGAATTTTCACTGGTACTTACCAAGACAAAGCAATATCGGTTTGTAGTACTGGCATTGGTGCTCCTTCGATGATTATTGCAGTCGAAGAGCTTAAATTTTGTGGCGTGACTCATATCGTAAGAGTCGGCTCTGCGGGTGCGATGCAATCACACATCGGGCTTGGGGAATTGATTGTCGCAGAAGGTGCGGTGCGCGATGAGGGGGGCTCTGCAGCTTACGTTAAACCGTCGTATCCGGCTTATGCGAGCTTCTCTCTGCTGAAAGAGTTAGATGGGTTCTTGCAGCAGCAATCGACACCTTACTATTTAGGAACGGTTCGCTCACACGACAGCTTTTATACGGATGACGAACAGGTGCTTTGTCAGTACTGGAACGGCAAAGGTATATTAGGTGCAGACATGGAAACATCGGCACTGTTTACTGTCGGTCGCTTGAGAGGGGTTAACGTAGCTTCCATCTTGAACAATGTTGTCTTGTACGAACAAGATGTAAAAGACGGTGTTGGACAGTATGTTGATGAAGCAAAAGTGATGATGGACGGTGAACGACTTGCATCACTAGCCGCTTTGGAAGCGTTAACCGCTCAGTAA